The genome window TAGCGtatgcaggccctgtgctccATCCGCAGCATCACAAGAAAAATGAACACCAAGCAAGCTGCTTGTCAGGTTAGAGCTGTTGTCACTTGGGGAAATCAAGGAGAGGATGGCCAAATCCCTGGTTTTAACCAGGGCGATAAGGTGCTGCCCAGGGGTTAACCTCAGTGCTGGTGTTGTTTGTGTTTGCCCTTCGTCTCCTGTCGAGCACATCAGAACACTCACTGCGTCTTGATTCTGTGACTGTAAATAAAAGCTAAGTAAGGAGCTATGTCCCCACCTTCTATCTCCCAGCTCCTCCATGTtgtccaggttggtcttgaatccTGGGCTCAAGGATGCTCCTGCTTTGACCTTTCCCTTACTTGGGACTGTGGGTGTGCACCACAGCACCCAGCTCAGTTAGGATCTTTGAACTCAATTCATTGTTAAGTTTGCCTTTCCACACAAGTGAGTTGTAAATTGCAGCCAGTGAGGGGAGAAAACGGAGCTGGAAGAACAAACTCAGATACAGTGGCGAGAAGAACAGTCTCTGAGGTAAAGCTGGGTGCGGTGGCATAGCCTACAGtcccaggaattcaaggccagtccaggcaacatagtaagaaaaaaaaaaattagagtgaAATTAACTTAGACTACAAGTGTAGAGAATAAAAGGGTCCAGAATTAACAATGAAagtaaaagataaataagatctggatggtggtggcgcaaacctttaatcccagcactagggaggcagaagcagggggatctctgtgagttcaaggccagcctgggctacaagagctagttccaggacaagctccaaagctacagagaaaccctgtctcaaaaaacaaacaaacaaaaaaaagtaaaagataaataaGTGCCATGATTTTCCATAATAAGGTAAAAGACTTTAGAAGTTTAACCAAAGTTACTCAAGAGAGCCTGGGACATAGAGTCTGGGGACTGCCTGGCATTTGTGGCTTCACTCAAAGTAGGGACCACTGCCATCGTGAGACCACTGGGAAGTCCCTGGGCAAAGAAGGGGAACACTCAACAAGTAAGCACATCCTGTCAAGAGCTGGCTCTGAACCCCCCAGGACCCTCTGATCCTGTCACAGGTACCTAGAGGTACTTTCACAAGAAGAGGAGCACCCGGCACAGTTGGCCAGCCAACCTGAGAACTCCTTTTAGACCCACAGGATCAGGAGGACTGCTAAAGTGTCTGTGGATGCCAACAGCCTGGACCTTCCCATAGCACACACAGCCTACCATGCACAGCTGAAGCCTCTCCAGCGAAGGATGGTCCAACAGGATGTACTCTGGCAGGGGACAGTCCAACAGGATGTACTCCAGCAGGGGACAGTCCAACAGGATGTACTCCGGCTTATAGTCAATACTGATAGCGTGCAGGTTTCTCAACGCACCTGCCAGGCACCCCCCATTCCCAGGTTGCCTTCTGGGAGTCGTGGAATCATCCAAATGCAAGCCCATCCCCCAGGGAGGGTGACCTAGTCATCATAGCGGATCTCGGCCTGTAGCTCCTTGGTGACATAGGTGGCTAGCATGGCCAAGAGCTTCTGCTGCATGGCCTGGTTGCTCATGACCAGAGCAGTGAGCTGTATAGCATCTGTCCAGTCCAAGTTCCTGATGATAGCCGCGGCTTCGTTAACGAGTTTCTGCTGTTCGGCAGGGGGCAGCTCCATTAAGATCTGAGGAACGGGCTTATACTGTCCACTTGTCATCCAGGCCCCCAACAGGCCCCCAACAGCCCCCCCTGGAAAACAACAAAGGGCTCAATTAGTCAGTCTCATCCTCCAACAATGGCCTTGGTGTCTTGCTGAGAATGTAGCCACTTGTCATGACAAGTAGGCACATTCATGAGCAGGTCACAGCAAGCTCAGCTTCTGCCTGGTAGTCAACAGAGCAAAGGTTTATGCGGTCTCCAGTCCCTGTGGCCCCGGTAATTGGCATCGAAGGAAGGCCCTCCCTATGTCCCCCACTTACACCCTCCCCACCTCTGACCTGTGCCAGCTAAGTCAGATCCCCTTCCTGACTGAACTTTCCCACTCCTGTGACTCCCAGAACAATCTGTGTCCATAAAGGAGGGCTGAGAGGGAACTGCACCTTCTGAGCAACACCAGGACAATCCGcaactgggaggaaagggttcatttcatcttacaacttcagatcacactccatcactgaggagaGTCAGGGCGGGAGGGAATTAAcctaaggcaggaacctgaagagaagctgatgcagaggccatgaaggggtgccCAGAGCCCACCAGCTCAGGTATAGCACAGTCCACAATGAGCCCACAGGCCGGTCTAGTGAGGGTATTTTCCCAATTGCGGTTTCCCCTTCCAAAATTACCCAGGCTTGTGTCAAGTCAATATAAACTTAGCGGAAACGTGCCCTGAGCTCAAGAAATTACTCAGAGAACTCATGTGGGAAATGACCCAGGGGCAAATCAAGTGTTTCTCTTGAAGACTGTCTTTCTTccatcccgtgtgtgtgtgtgtgtgtgtgtgtgtgtgtgtgtgtgtgtgtgtgtgtgtgtNNNNNNNNNNNNNNNNNNNNNNNNNNNNNNNNNNNNNNNNNNNNNNNNNNNNNNNNNNNNNNNNNNNNNNNNNNNNNNNNNNNNNNNNNNNNNNNNNNNNNcttctcctgcctcagcatccccgCTGGGAATCACAAGTGTGTGTCAGCCGTCAAGCCCAGCTAGAATCATTCTTTTTAGATTTCTGCCTtcatttgtttccaggttcttggcaCTGCAGGATGAGGTCGGGAGGATGGCTCAAGAGTTCCAGCTAAGCACTCTTGGCTCAAGAGTTCCATCTAAGCACTCTTACCACTGAGAGACATCCTCAGCTAGAagcattgttttatttcttattttttattattttttttaagacaggatttctctgtgtagccctgactgtcctggaacttgtgtaccaccacacttagtttagaaatattgtttgtttttaaatgtaactttctGGCCAAAGTTAAGCCATGATGTTATGGAACCTGAAGATCTCATAGGATGGAAAATTCTACATCACCAGGCTATTTGTCACATGACACAAGGTGGAGGAAGGTGCTCTAGGGGCAGAGGTATCAAACTAAAGCacctagccaggcagtgatggcacacgtccttaatcccagtacttggaagacagaggcaggccaatcactgtgagtttgaggctagcctggtctatagagtgagttccaggccaggctccaaagctacacagagaaaccctgtcttaaaaacccaaaacaaacatacaaacctTCAAGAGCCAGGCAAGTGCTCCAAAGGGATGAAGAGAGCATCGGgtttagtggcacacacctttaatcccagcacttgagaggcagaggcaggcggcacTCAGAGAGTCTGacgccagtctggtctacatagttcagTTCCAACACAGCCAGGACTAAATAGtgagattctttctcaaaatgtaaAGTGGTAAAGAGGGCAGAGGGGTCTGTGGTGGCCTGAGAAGCCAGGTTCCTGCATGAAGGAACACCTACTATCGCGTGCCAACCAATGGCTGCCACTGGTCTGCACCTCTAAAGCTTCCCATACACTGGATTAGCAGGCATCAGACAAACACAGAGGCAGCCTGGCTGGACTAGTGAGTCCTAAGCAGCAGAAAATGGGATGAGAAACAGAAACTTTGGAATGGAAAACCCAGCACGCATGACCCTGACCAAGCTGCTTGGTGCCACTCCTTCCCTAAACTACCACGTCAATCTCACTGGAGATGCCACAGGATGTCACATACCCCTGGACTGACAAAGAAGGCACGTCACCTCCAAGATGCTCCCTTGTTNNNNNNNNNNNNNNNNNNNNNNNNNNNNNNNNNNNNNNNNNNNNNNNNNNNNNNNNNNNNNNNNNNNNNNNNNNNNNNNNNNNNNNNNNNNNNNNNNNNNNNNNNNNNNNNNNNNNNNNNNNNNNNNNNNNNNNNNNNNNNNNNNNNNNNNNNNNNNNNNNNNNNNNNNNNNNNNNNNNNNNNNNNNNNNNNNNNNNNNNNNNNNNNNNNNNNNNNNNNNNNNNNNNNNNNNNNNNNNNNNNNNNNNNNNNNNNNNNNNNNNNNNNNNNNNNNNNNNNNNNNNNNNNNNNNNNNNNNNNNNNNNNNNNNNNNNNNNNNNNNNNNNNNNNNNNNNNNNNNNNNNNNNNNNNNNNNNNNNNNNNNNNNNNNNNNNNNNNNNNNNNNNNNNNNNNNNNNNNNNcctttgctttacagaagcttttcagtttcaggaggtcccatttattaattgtttctctcaatgtctgtgctgctggggttctatttaggaagtggttccttgtgccaatgcgttcaagtgtactttccactttctcttctatgaggttcagtgtggctgcctttatattgaggtctttgaccatttggacttgagttttgtgcatggtgataggtatggatctattttcattcttctacatgttgatatccagttatgctagcaccacttgttaaatatgctttctttttccatttgatattttttgcttctttatcaaaaatcaggtatttgaaagtgtgtggattaatatccgggtcttccatttggttccattggtcctcctgtctgtttttatgccagtaccaggctgttttcagtactgataaagaagcaaaaaatactgttttcagtactgtagctctgtaatagagtttgaagtaaggGATCATGAGGCCTCCAGAAGTTcgtttattgtacaggattgttttggctatcctgtgttttttgcttttccataagaaattgagtaccgttctttcaaggtgtgtgaagaattttgctgggattttgatgggcattgcattgaatctgtagattgtttttggtaagactgccatttttactatgttaattctacctacccaagagcatgggagatctttccactttcttgtgtcttcttcaaagatttaaagttcttgtcatacaagtcttccacttgtttggttagttactctgagatattttatgctacttgtggctattgtaaagggtgatgtttctctgatttctttctcagcccatttatcatctgtgtccAGGAGGGCNNNNNNNNNNNNNNNNNNNNNNNNNNNNNNNNNNNNNNNNNNNNNNNNNNNNNNNNNNNNNNNNNNNNNNNNNNNNNNNNNNNNNNNNNNNNNNNNNNNNNNNNNNNNNNNNNNNNNNNNNNNNNNNNNNNNNNNNNNNNNNNNNNNNNNNNNNNNNNNNNNNNNNNNNNNNNNNNNNNNNNNNNNNNNNNNNNNNNNNNNNNNNNNNNNNNNNNNNNNNNNNNNNNNNNNNNNNNNNNNNNNNNNNNNNNNNNNNNNNNNNNNNNNNNNNNNNNNNNNNNNNNNNNNNNNNNNNNNNNNNNNNNNNNNNNNNNNNNNNNNNNNNAACTCAATATATCCCcattataaaaagttaaatatttgaaaaaaggaGACAGCAATAGATGAAATAAACGTAACAAATATaagtactaaaagaaaaaaataaataaataaaatactttataaatatttaattaagtaaACAAGCAACACAGCTTGGTGAGAACCCACTTGTAGGCTgggctcagaagacagagagtgaCACCCACATTTTCTGAATCCAAGCAGTGTGGCCCTGGAGGCAGACAGCTCCTCTGTGCCCAATAGTGGGGCAGCCAGTCTCTAAAGGAAAGAGGCATTCCAGGGAAGGAAAACCAGTTCATTCACAAGTTTGTCTGAACTCTTCCTCCTGACACCGTGAGCGTCTAGAGCTAACAGTACCACCTGCATCAGCATTAACTCTTACAGAACATCAATATCTGATTTACAGCAGCACTTAATGCGGAGGGTATCAGGACATCCACGCACACATGACTAGCAGGCCTCTGGAGAAAGGACAATTCCTGTGTTTTNNNNNNNNNNNNNNNNNNNNNNNNNNNNNNNNNNNNNNNNNNNNNNNNNNNNNNNNNNNNNNNNNNNNNNNNNNNNNNNNNNNNNNNNNNNNNNNNNNNNNNNNNNNNNNNNNNNNNNNNNNNNNNNNNNNNNNNNNNNNNNNNNNNNNNNNNNNNNNNNNNNNNNNNNNNNNNNNNNNNNNNNNNNNNNNNNNNNNNNNNNNNNNNNNNNNNNNNNNNNNNNNNNNNNNNNNNNNNNNNNNNNNNNNNNNNNNNNNNNNNNNNNNNNNNNNNNNNNNNNNNNNNNNNNNNNNNNNNNTGACCGGGGACCAGAAGCAGTGAAGCCCCCACCCGTGACCGGGGACCAGAAGCAGTGAAGCACCCACCCGTGACCGGGGACCAGAAGCAGTGAAGCCCCCACCCGTGACCAGGACCAGAAGCAGTGAGAGAGTCCCTAGAGCTACTCTCTGCCTTCTTTACTCAACAGGAATAAAATCTGGGCTCCCACAACAGAGACAGCGCACGGCTCTATGATAAAACAGCCCCAATCAGGCTATTACTGAGACAGGAGTGGGAATGTGAGGCTTGTCTTCTTTTATGAGAAGAAGCTGAAGTTGGGACTCCTGAATTCACAGAATTTGAAATCACAAAAGATAAAGATCTGAGCCATCTGTTTCTATGAAACGTAACTTTCATACAATGCAATGTTCTGTATGGTGGCGGGGGTGGAGGgaacgacagacagacagacagacacacttgtCAGCAAGCTgggaaacagaaaccagaaaccagCCCCAGCGCTAAAGAGCTTCCGTCTGCGCAGCCTTGTCACGATGTAAGGACTGAAAAACACCGAGCAATAGCGTCTAGAAGACAGGGGTCAAGGAAGGACTGTGCCTGACCCCACCACAGTACATACTGAAGCAATCAGTAAAGAACCACCCTGCTGCACACGGCAGGCATCCAGCCTGCAGTGGGGATGCCAGCTAAACTGTATTGAACGATTCATGGTGGCCATCCCAGGAGGAAGCAAGCAGAACAGCGTTCCATGGCTtttgcttcggttcctgcctcgAGTTTTCACCCTGACTTTTCTTCATAATGGACTGGAAGCTGTAATAAACCTGCCCCTCTCCATGTTGCTTTaagtcatggtgtttcctcacagcaacagaaagcaaactaagactcGGCCAGGCTATGAGCACCTGATCATGAAAGGAACTTGGCAGATGTAGTTTCTGTGGCTCCCTTCTAAGGTAACATGGTAGCAATGATGTACACAGGGGACATCCGGAGGTCCCAGGCACTCCAGTACCTTTAGACTCAAGGACACATCTCTAGGCAAAGGGCAGAGCCAGTGGGTTCCTGGCGGTGCCTCCCAGGCCTGACAGATGCAAACGCTAAGGCCAAGAGAATCCTGCATCACAGGGAAGCTGTGAGGACACACGACATACAGAAGCCCTGGCCTTATGGAATCCCTGCACAGTGTATGTGGTAGGTACCATTCTTATTGATCAGATCATTCTTCCATATAGTTCCAAAACCCTCAAGCATGCCAGAAGTCTGGAAcatactatgtagcccaggctatccttgaactctccatgttcctgcctccccagggaCAGAGATTACAGGCCTGAATCAAGGCTGGCTGTACCTGTGAAGACACACTCACCAAAAGCAATTCCTGGCGGGCCACCAACCAAACCACCGACGAAGGCCACTGTCCCCGCAACCAAGGCACCCCTCCCAGAGTGCTTGACGgctgccttcatttttctctcgTGGGAAATGGAACACAGGAGCTTCATGATGTCATCTACCTGGATGGGCATCTCGGCAGACCTTAAAGGAAGATTCAACGAGATAGGTGGTTTCAATGTTTACCCAAATGTGtacttaaaaagaaagtgaagctgggcagtgttggtgcatgcctttaatcccagcactcaggaggcagaggcaggcggatcgctgtgagttcaaggccagcctggtctacaagagctagttccaggacaggcaccaaaaactccagggaaaccctgtctcaaaaaaagaaagaaaggaagaaaggaagaaagaaaaaaagaaagaaagaaagaaagggagaaagaaagaaagaaagaaagaaagaaagaaagaaaggtgttctgctgcatgcatgtctgtgtaccacatgcgtgcaatgcccttggaggccagtgatcccctggaacaggagcaaCAGACTTCTGTGAGACACCATATGGGCGCTGGTAGTCAACAGGGGTCctgaacagccagtgctcttaacctctaagtctTCTCTCCAGATCactgttttacttttgtttatttttgagataaggcctTCCTTGCTACTTACTCTGGACTAATCTGtttagtttaattatttattttgagataaggtcttgctaCACAGGCCTCACCATAATCCTTTTGCCTCAGACTTTTGCCCCAGGGATAACAGGAGAGTACCCCAGTACCCTGTGGcggaaaaggaaagttttaatgAGCTTAATGAGCATTTTGACCCAAATGTATCAGTTTCTAGCATCTCAGGAAGAGCTCCCACCTTCCGGAAAGAAGAATTTCTTGGCCGTGTGCATGTCAGACGGGCACACAGCCCTGTGTGGTTCCGTCGCCAAGAAGCTGGGGCATCCGCTAACAAGCAAATGGGAGCAGCGAAGTGGATGAAAGGTCTGCGGTGCCCTCTGGTTAGCTTTAGACTCCGGACAAACGAGGAAGCGCCTCGGCCACAGGTTTTACCAGTCCCCTAGCGAGCTAAACCTGACCTCTCTCACGCCAGCAGCCGTTCATCAAGTGGCCCCGCAACCTTCAACATAGAAAGCCTGGCAGGGACAGCGAATTCCCAGCCATATGGCCCCTCGCGTGTGACAAGGGATCTGAGCCAAGTCAGAAACGGGGAAAAGGACAGGACTCTGAGGCCGTACCGGCATCTGGCTGCTCCGTAACCCAGAGCCAGGAGCCAGATACTCGGCTTTTAAGCTGAAGCTCAAATGGGGCACGGCAGGCACAAAAAAATGCTCTGAGTCTGAGCCCCAGTGAAGAAACAAGGATGGACCCTTGTAAGGGGTACACAGAAGGGATGCAGAGTGACTGAGGAGAGCCAAGGGCACTGCAGACCCTGTTGGGACGCCACGTGCTAAGACAAGAGCTGGGTAGGGCAGCACAGGCTGTCCTCTCGGACCTTGGGAAGCTAAAGCAGGGGATTGCGAATCTACGGCCAGCCTGGATTAGATagctagattttctttttttttgatttttcgagacagggtttctccgtagcttttggttcttgtcctggaactagctcttgtagaccacgctggcctcgaactcacagagatccgcctgcctctgcctcccgagtggatAGCTAGATTttctatcaaaaagaaaataataatgattaattaataattattattaaaatctatattatacattaaatattattataatcatattataattaattaacGGTAAAGAAAAAACCAGGAACAAGGTGAATTAGCAAGATGAAgccatcacaaaacaaaataaatcagatttcatggtggctcatagctacaattccagcacttgggaagtcaAAGAAAGATCAagatgagtctgaggccagtctgggctacacagtgagatcaaGGCTTGCCTGCACTCAAAACATGGGACTTCCAGGGGCTTGCAAGATAGATGACACGACAGAGAGCCCTTATGAATAATGACCGTAGGCAATTTGTGAGGAGCAGGACACATTGCCGTGCTGCTGGGAAGTGACATGCAGAGGCGGAGCCATAGGTGAGAGGCACTGTGCCCCACAGAGGGACTGGTGGGTAAGGAGAGCCCACACACTGACAGACCACTTCATAAGGCTGGGGAGAAAAAGCAGCAGGATTGACACTTCCTGACGACTCCCACACTTCCTGCTCCTGTGAGGCTGAGGGACAGACATGTCAGTAAGCTAAGGGACCTTgctgagggagttccaggactacagCTTGGGTTATACTAGGCTTTGGTCGGTTAGCTGGTTTCTCTCCGTGCCCAAGAGTTATGCAGAATCAGAATCCCTCAATGTAAAACCGTCCTCTTGGCTCTGGGAGTTCTGAGTTCTGTAAGGAACCCATGGAGTCACCACCCTGACACAAAGGCTTCCCAGACGGAAGAAGTATGCTATGTTCCAACTCCTTGAAATGGTCCTTTTGCTCACCCTTACCCTTTTGAGACTTCTTtacttgccatgtagcccaggctagtctgaaaCTCCATGATGGCCTTCTGCATTGGCTTCCTAAGCCCTGGTATTACTGGTCTGCACTACccattgtctctgtttccttcctcaaTTTTGATAAACTTTAGATGAATGCCTTCCTTTCAAAAGACTAACATCCGCCATTCCCATCCTTGATTAGCTTTGGTGCAGATCCAGCTTTTTGTTTAATCTGTCGGTTACACTGGAAAAAGTCAGGTTCAGCCCAGGTCTCAGAAGATGGCAggacacccccccaccccatgccagAAGCAAAAGGCCTGTGCCCTTCTGGTCCTGAAGCACCAGCACGCAGATAGCACGCCACATATCCACTCTCCGCAGAATAATGAATCTGCACTCTCAGAATGGGTTTCGCATAACAAGACAATGCACGTGGAAGAGGCAGGACAGAGATGCATATGGtagctcccccccaccccccacccataAAGAATACATCTGAGACTCCAGTAGACGTCCAAAAGTTTGATTAATCTGTCCTGACAGCTTTTATGTCCTGGATCCTTTGCATTGTAACTCTCGAGCCTTGGAGTCTAGTCCGTAAAACGAGGTTACTGGCACAAGCACTGGGCACCCACAACATGACAGCTGAGCGCTACCGAGTGACTAGCAGGCGGGTAGGGCAAACCCTGTGGATACATAGGGCAAAGGAAAGATTCAGATCTCCGGCAGAATGGCGCGGGATGGCATGAGACTGCATCACACGACTTAGGATGAAATTTCTAACCCCTCAGAAAACCCGTGATTTAAAacttactaaatatttaaaactcatgaattgtttatttctaaaaaaaatttttttcacttaatatttGGCTGCAGTTAGATGAAACTACAGAAAGTAAAACTGTGGACAACAGGGAACGGGCTAATGTTCCTACCCATTTCACTCTCGATTATCCCCAAACCTGCTCTGGATAATTTTAAGTGGAGCAGATAAGGCAACAACATGCCCATGCCATTCCTAAATCTCCACCTAAGTCAGTGCAAGAGGACAAGCCAGGCTCTTTAGCAGGTGCCAGGGAGCAGGGGAGCTGGGCAAGGGCAGCTCCACTTCAGCTGGGCGTCTGCAGtcggcaaggcaaggcaaggcaaggcggGTTTAAATTTCTTGAAGAATAATTTCAGAAGTTACATGAGCAACAGGCTTATGTTGTGGAAGtttgccaccccagctcctgagTCCCTGGGAAACCCTTTCATTTCCTGCCTTCTTCAGACTCACTAGATTGAAAGGAAACATCCcgtttctcctcctcctggccCAGGGCCACCCATGTCTGTCAGTGACCAGGAGAGTTGAGGACACagaagacagggtctccccaCCATAGTACAACCATTTCAATAATGCTGTCCTCAAAACAGGTTCTGATTGATCTACCTGCGGGCCACAGGGAAGGCAGATGCTAACTGAGCCCTGATGGTTTATAGTCATCCAGACTAGCGGGAAGATGACGGCCAGACTCTTGAACATACACAGAGCAGGGGAAAAGCCAAGCCTTTGGACAGCAGCCTCATCTGAGTCCAGTCAAGTTATGAGAGACAACGGAGGAGGCTCTAGAGCTAACGGGACCTCCATGTCCTTTATAGCAATATTGGGCAAAGCTGGGATTCCAATCCCCAGTGTGGAAGGAAGAAGTGTGTGTTGGTGGAGAAACGAAACAGAAAGAGTGTGGAGAACTGGCCCTTGCTCTCCTTTCCGGAATTTACAAACTCCAAGCTGAAATCTGGCCTCTATAAAGTTCATCATCCCATTATTCCACCACACAAAGTTGTCTTTTAATTACTTGGCTGTTGGTATTTAAAAACAAGAGGACGTCGAGGACGTGCTGGCACAGCCCTGCAACCCTAGACCTGGGAAGGCTATGGTAGGGACAGACAGTTCAAGACCAGGTTggattatatagtgagaccctgtctcaaaataagggcAATAATAATATCTTACATTTTAGATTT of Microtus ochrogaster isolate Prairie Vole_2 unplaced genomic scaffold, MicOch1.0 UNK32, whole genome shotgun sequence contains these proteins:
- the CUNH19orf12 gene encoding protein C19orf12 homolog isoform X2; protein product: MPIQVDDIMKLLCSISHERKMKAAVKHSGRGALVAGTVAFVGGLVGGPPGIAFGGAVGGLLGAWMTSGQYKPVPQILMELPPAEQQKLVNEAAAIIRNLDWTDAIQLTALVMSNQAMQQKLLAMLATYVTKELQAEIRYDD
- the CUNH19orf12 gene encoding protein C19orf12 homolog isoform X1 codes for the protein MWSAEMPIQVDDIMKLLCSISHERKMKAAVKHSGRGALVAGTVAFVGGLVGGPPGIAFGGAVGGLLGAWMTSGQYKPVPQILMELPPAEQQKLVNEAAAIIRNLDWTDAIQLTALVMSNQAMQQKLLAMLATYVTKELQAEIRYDD